From Tissierellales bacterium:
TAAATGCAATAAAACTTTATAAAAAGTTTGGATTTAAGGAAATTGGATTATATGAAAAATATTTTAAAATTGATGAAGAATATTTTGATGCTGTGATGATGAATTTATATTTATAGAAATATAAATATATTGATTTTGAAGGAGGGACTCTCCAAAAATCCAATTGCATCAGCTAATCTTTCACGAGATAGACTTGAAGTAAAGTATGAGTTTTTTAGTATGATATTAATATCTCCCGAAGATAAGTATAAATTCGTTGAATTTCTTGAAAAGGAAAATGAAAATATAAAAATTATTATGTAGGGTTAGATATAATATTTTAAGGACGTGATAGTGTGGGGCATAATTTAGATTTCTTAATAGAAATAATATCTTTTGGATTAATCATTGGTGGTGTAGCCTT
This genomic window contains:
- a CDS encoding PH domain-containing protein, with protein sequence MILKEGLSKNPIASANLSRDRLEVKYEFFSMILISPEDKYKFVEFLEKENENIKIIM